One Heterodontus francisci isolate sHetFra1 chromosome 3, sHetFra1.hap1, whole genome shotgun sequence DNA window includes the following coding sequences:
- the LOC137365390 gene encoding left-right determination factor 2-like, with product MVRTNNIALLGFVLFMLRAKQVSGIAHDNIRYVMLRKLGLSEVPEIEKRDLENTVVPAHVRNKYIAMLQLHKEKERKRRALPSLTGILRGITGNADTTGDVLYSDPTRQRLVFDMKGLIPENSEVTMAELKLFKKGVHKGELPPRRHSRPVNNARVSVYWVKILADGSNRTSLIDSRLVPILDSGWKSMDVTQAVHYWMNNADMPMYLEIWIEAERLGSYAAELAKLVHFTTQSPTDQVLGKPELVLYTLNLEEYGGTGDCGTKQSGTCCRQEYFINFRELTWTQYWIIEPPGYQAFHCVGGCKQPQWPFDYGERTCAVVESASLPMMYLVKKGNYTEIEVAEFPNMIIEKCGCTMDNVSVI from the exons ATGGTCAGAACCAACAACATTGCGCTGCTTGGCTTTGTCTTGTTCATGCTTCGGGCAAAGCAGGTGAGTGGAATCGCCCATGACAACATTAGGTACGTCATGCTTCGCAAACTGGGGCTAAGTGAAGTGCCAGAGATCGAGAAAAGAGACCTGGAGAACACAGTGGTCCCGGCTCATGTGAGGAACAAGTATATCGCCATGCTACAGCTCCACAAGGAAAAGGAGAGGAAGCGGAGAGCCCTTCCCAGCCTGACCGGCATCTTACGAGGAATTACAGGCAATGCAG ATACGACTGGAGACGTGCTCTATTCGGACCCCACCAGGCAGAGGCTGGTGTTTGATATGAAAGGGCTGATTCCTGAAAACAGCGAGGTGACCATGGCAGAGCTCAAGCTCTTCAAGAAAGGTGTCCACAAAGGAGAGCTCCCTCCCAGGAGACACAGCCGGCCAGTAAACAACGCCAGGGTCAGCGTGTACTGGGTCAAGATTCTAGCTGACGGGAGCAACAGGACCTCACTCATAGATTCCAG GTTGGTTCCGATCCTCGACTCTGGGTGGAAAAGTATGGACGTCACTCAGGCCGTGCACTACTGGATGAATAACGCTGACATGCCCATGTACCTAGAGATCTGGATCGAAGCAGAGCGACTGGGCAGCTATGCAGCTGAACTGGCCAAACTGGTGCACTTTACCACTCAGAGCCCCACTGACCAAGTCCTGGGCAAACCAGAATTAGTCCTCTACACCCTCAACCTTGAAGAATATGG GGGTACTGGGGATTGTGGCACAAAGCAAAGTGGGACTTGCTGTAGACAGGAATATTTCATCAACTTCAGGGAACTGACGTGGACCCAGTACTGGATCATCGAACCCCCTGGCTACCAggcctttcattgtgtggggggcTGCAAGCAGCCACAGTGGCCCTTTGACTATGGCGAGAGAACCTGCGCAGTGGTGGAGAGTGCCTCCCTGCCCATGATGTACCTGGTGAAGAAGGGGAACTACACTGAGATTGAGGTAGCAGAATTCCCCAACATGATTATCGAGAAGTGCGGCTGCACCATGGACAATGTTTCGGTGATATAG